The following coding sequences lie in one Apium graveolens cultivar Ventura chromosome 1, ASM990537v1, whole genome shotgun sequence genomic window:
- the LOC141671373 gene encoding lysine-specific demethylase JMJ29-like isoform X2: MMKRKSIKSLLKNQKDDHDLNIHDDKNKINGDLNIHYEKNKINGGGKENKIDEEHAENDVKGLNDNIGRVRSDHMDVLVYKRRKVKEIVKSDERFDFVVKKVKSINDLMIDDCKVVNGNGRVTTNGQVEEYDDEGHIQGVLEKEEKKGFVGIDEKFVIGNGGSEKGQMARESEGLLGDNIRLVPKRAAMVKAETFIKQCLATNDSRLILGKTKKSKEESEKKLTQRDKVVKNDGNGKRFYRGKDKVQVSEKLSNSNMCHQCQRNDNGRVVECITCNRKRYCEHCMKRWYPKMTEEDFARECPVCQFNCNCKSCLRLEVLVKDRERFKLKFSPEEKKQHSKYILPMLLPFLNQFNEEQLMEKRIEAESKGLSVSEIKVPNANCQSDERMFCNNCRTSIADFHRSCPYCSYDLCLTCCHEIRDGSFRACKEKVNMQFTYPGKDYMHGGKLPSFQSLPEDTSGRDHKKSENVWKPDENGSITCPPKKLGGCGRGILELRCILGDDCVQKLSRDAEKLAKTHKLNICNTQEQRCSCVDTIGSDKKNLLKAAYRESSDDNYLYFPKAVDLKPGELEHFQCHWCKGEPVIVRNVLATTCGLSWEPMVMWRAFRQIRHRNHGQLLDVMAINCLEWCEVDVNVHQFFNGYLKGVFDKAGWPQLLKLKDWPPSSSFEEHLPRHCGEFLNSLPFKEYTDSRSGYLNLAVKLPENSLKPDMGPKTYIAYGFSQELGRGDSVTKLHCDISDAVNVLTHIKEVVPTSKELAQIEKLKKSHRSQDQKEIFGNERKTKMENGVESAGNHIKDLDCSDGGALWDIFRRQDAPKLKEYLRKHFNEFRHIYCVPLKQVFDPIHDQTFYLTAEHKNRLKAEYGVEPWTFVQKQGDAVFIPAGCPHQVRNLKLLRRKQDDKIIHVTGVAQYEMHKCDAGSTMQLVLKKWWEITDWRHSYSGNY; encoded by the exons ATGATGAAGCGGAAGAGTATCAAAAGTTTATTAAAAAATCAGAAAGATGAtcatgatttgaatattcatgaTGATAAAAACAAGATTAATggtgatttgaatattcattatGAAAAGAACAAGATTAATGGTGGTGGGAAAGAGAACAAGATTGATGAAGAACATGCAGAGAATGATGTTAAGGGTTTGAATGATAATATTGGTAGGGTTAGAAGTGATCATATGGATGTGTTGGTGTATAAGAGGAGAAAAGTTAAGGAGATTGTGAAAAGTGATGAAAGATTTGACTTTGTGGTTAAGAAAGTGAAGAGTATTAATGATCTAATGATTGATGATTGTAAAGTTGTTAATGGGAATGGTAGGGTTACAACTAATGGCCAAGTGGAAGAGTATGATGATGAGGGTCATATTCAAGGTGTATTGGAGAAAGAGGAAAAGAAGGGATTTGTTGGGATTGATGAGAAGTTTGTGATTGGAAATGGTGGTAGTGAGAAAGGTCAAATGGCAAGGGAAAGTGAGGGACTTTTGGGAGATAATATCAGGTTGGTTCCCAAAAGAGCTGCCATGGTAAAAGCTGAAACTTTCATAAAGCAATGTCTTGCTACAAATGATTCAAGGTTAATACTTGGCAAGACTAAGAAAAGTAAGGAAGAAAGTGAAAAGAAATTGACACAAAGAGATAAGGTGGTAAAGAATGATGGAAATGGAAAGAGGTTTTACAGAGGGAAGGATAAG GTACAGGTGAGTGAAAAATTGTCAAACTCAAATATGTGTCATCAGTGCCAGAGGAACGATAATGGCCGGGTTGTTGAGTGCATTACTTGCAATAGGAAACGATATTGTGAGCACTGTATGAAAAGATG GTACCCTAAGATGACTGAAGAGGATTTTGCTAGAGAATGCCCAGTATGTCAATTTAACTGTAATTGCAAAAGTTGCTTGCGTTTAGAAGTTCTGGTCAAA GACAGGGAGAGGTTCAAGTTGAAATTCAGCCCAGAAGAAAAAAAGCAGCACTCCAAATACATCTTACCCATGCTTCTCCCTTTTCTTAATCAATTTAACGAAGAGCAACTGATGGAAAAGCGTATTGAAGCAGAGAGTAAAG GACTATCAGTATCCGAGATAAAGGTGCCAAATGCAAACTGTCAATCAGATGAACGCATGTTCTG CAACAACTGTAGAACTTCTATAGCTGACTTTCACAGAAGCTGTCCATACTGTAGTTATGACCTCTGTCTCACTTGTTGCCATGAGATACGGGATGGAAGCTTTCGAGCGTGCAAGGAAAAAGTGAATATGCAATTCACATACCCCGGAAAAGATTATATGCATGGTGGAAAGCTTCCTTCTTTCCAGTCGCTTCCTGAAGACACTAGTGGTAGAGATCACAAAAAGTCGGAAAACGTATGGAAACCTGATGAGAATGGTAGCATCACTTGCCCTCCTAAGAAATTGGGTGGCTGCGGTCGAGGAATTCTAGAATTGAGATGTATATTAGGAGATGATTGTGTCCAAAAATTATCTAGAGATGCTGAAAAGCTTGCCAAAACACATAAACTTAATATCTGTAATACTCAGGAGCAGCGATGTTCTTGTGTTGACACTATTGGTAGTGATAAAAAGAATTTACTAAAAGCTGCTTATCGTGAAAGTTCTGATGACAACTATCTGTACTTTCCTAAAGCTGTGGACTTAAAGCCCGGAGAACTTGAGCACTTTCAATGCCACTGGTGCAAAGGTGAGCCGGTAATAGTCAGAAATGTTCTTGCAACTACATGTGGTTTGAGCTGGGAACCAATGGTTATGTGGCGTGCATTCCGACAGATAAGACACAGAAATCATGGTCAGCTCCTGGATGTAATGGCCATCAATTGTTTGGAATGGTGCGAG gTGGATGTTAATGTACATCAGTTTTTCAACGGATACTTGAAGGGCGTATTTGACAAAGCTGGATGGCCCCAACTTCTGAAATTAAAAGACTGGCCTCCATCTAGTTCATTTGAGGAGCACTTACCACGTCATTGTGGTGAGTTTCTCAATAGTTTGCCTTTCAAAGAATATACAGATTCACGGTCAGGGTACCTGAATCTCGCTGTTAAGTTGCCCGAGAATTCATTAAAGCCCGATATGGGACCAAAAACATATATTGCTTATGGATTTTCTCAAGAACTGGGTAGGGGAGACTCTGTAACCAAACTCCATTGCGATATCTCTGATGCG GTGAATGTGTTGACTCATATCAAGGAAGTGGTTCCTACTTCTAAAGAACTTGCGCAGATTGAGAAATTGAAGAAAAGTCACCGTTCACAGGATCAAAAGGAAATTTTTGGAAATGAAAGGAAAACGAAGATGGAGAATGGTGTTGAATCTGCCGGTAACCATATAAAGGATTTGGACTGCTCAGATGGAGGTGCCCTCTGGGACATTTTTCGGAGACAAGATGCACCCAAGTTGAAGGAATATCTAAGAAAACATTTCAATGAATTTAGGCACATATACTGTGTTCCTCTGAAACAG GTGTTCGACCCTATTCATGACCAAACTTTTTATTTGACCGCGGAGCATAAAAATAGGCTTAAAGCAGAATATG GAGTTGAACCGTGGACATTTGTACAAAAACAAGGAGATGCGGTATTTATACCAGCTGGCTGTCCGCATCAAGTCAGAAATTTGAAG CTCTTGCGGAGAAAACAAGATGACAAGATAATACATGTCACTGGTGTGGCTCAATATGAAATGCACAAATGTGATGCTGGATCAACCATGCAGTTGGTGCTCAAGAAATGGTGGGAAATAACTGATTGGAGGCATTCATATTCTGGAAACTACTAG
- the LOC141671373 gene encoding lysine-specific demethylase JMJ29-like isoform X3 — protein sequence MMKRKSIKSLLKNQKDDHDLNIHDDKNKINGDLNIHYEKNKINGGGKENKIDEEHAENDVKGLNDNIGRVRSDHMDVLVYKRRKVKEIVKSDERFDFVVKKVKSINDLMIDDCKVVNGNGRVTTNGQVEEYDDEGHIQGVLEKEEKKGFVGIDEKFVIGNGGSEKGQMARESEGLLGDNIRLVPKRAAMVKAETFIKQCLATNDSRLILGKTKKSKEESEKKLTQRDKVVKNDGNGKRFYRGKDKVQVSEKLSNSNMCHQCQRNDNGRVVECITCNRKRYCEHCMKRWYPKMTEEDFARECPVCQFNCNCKSCLRLEVLVKDRERFKLKFSPEEKKQHSKYILPMLLPFLNQFNEEQLMEKRIEAESKGLSVSEIKVPNANCQSDERMFCNNCRTSIADFHRSCPYCSYDLCLTCCHEIRDGSFRACKEKVNMQFTYPGKDYMHGGKLPSFQSLPEDTSGRDHKKSENVWKPDENGSITCPPKKLGGCGRGILELRCILGDDCVQKLSRDAEKLAKTHKLNICNTQEQRCSCVDTIGSDKKNLLKAAYRESSDDNYLYFPKAVDLKPGELEHFQCHWCKGEPVIVRNVLATTCGLSWEPMVMWRAFRQIRHRNHGQLLDVMAINCLEWCEVDVNVHQFFNGYLKGVFDKAGWPQLLKLKDWPPSSSFEEHLPRHCGEFLNSLPFKEYTDSRSGYLNLAVKLPENSLKPDMGPKTYIAYGFSQELGRGDSVTKLHCDISDAVNVLTHIKEVVPTSKELAQIEKLKKSHRSQDQKEIFGNERKTKMENGVESAGNHIKDLDCSDGGALWDIFRRQDAPKLKEYLRKHFNEFRHIYCVPLKQVFDPIHDQTFYLTAEHKNRLKAEYGVEPWTFVQKQGDAVFIPAGCPHQVRNLKAKGETFWEG from the exons ATGATGAAGCGGAAGAGTATCAAAAGTTTATTAAAAAATCAGAAAGATGAtcatgatttgaatattcatgaTGATAAAAACAAGATTAATggtgatttgaatattcattatGAAAAGAACAAGATTAATGGTGGTGGGAAAGAGAACAAGATTGATGAAGAACATGCAGAGAATGATGTTAAGGGTTTGAATGATAATATTGGTAGGGTTAGAAGTGATCATATGGATGTGTTGGTGTATAAGAGGAGAAAAGTTAAGGAGATTGTGAAAAGTGATGAAAGATTTGACTTTGTGGTTAAGAAAGTGAAGAGTATTAATGATCTAATGATTGATGATTGTAAAGTTGTTAATGGGAATGGTAGGGTTACAACTAATGGCCAAGTGGAAGAGTATGATGATGAGGGTCATATTCAAGGTGTATTGGAGAAAGAGGAAAAGAAGGGATTTGTTGGGATTGATGAGAAGTTTGTGATTGGAAATGGTGGTAGTGAGAAAGGTCAAATGGCAAGGGAAAGTGAGGGACTTTTGGGAGATAATATCAGGTTGGTTCCCAAAAGAGCTGCCATGGTAAAAGCTGAAACTTTCATAAAGCAATGTCTTGCTACAAATGATTCAAGGTTAATACTTGGCAAGACTAAGAAAAGTAAGGAAGAAAGTGAAAAGAAATTGACACAAAGAGATAAGGTGGTAAAGAATGATGGAAATGGAAAGAGGTTTTACAGAGGGAAGGATAAG GTACAGGTGAGTGAAAAATTGTCAAACTCAAATATGTGTCATCAGTGCCAGAGGAACGATAATGGCCGGGTTGTTGAGTGCATTACTTGCAATAGGAAACGATATTGTGAGCACTGTATGAAAAGATG GTACCCTAAGATGACTGAAGAGGATTTTGCTAGAGAATGCCCAGTATGTCAATTTAACTGTAATTGCAAAAGTTGCTTGCGTTTAGAAGTTCTGGTCAAA GACAGGGAGAGGTTCAAGTTGAAATTCAGCCCAGAAGAAAAAAAGCAGCACTCCAAATACATCTTACCCATGCTTCTCCCTTTTCTTAATCAATTTAACGAAGAGCAACTGATGGAAAAGCGTATTGAAGCAGAGAGTAAAG GACTATCAGTATCCGAGATAAAGGTGCCAAATGCAAACTGTCAATCAGATGAACGCATGTTCTG CAACAACTGTAGAACTTCTATAGCTGACTTTCACAGAAGCTGTCCATACTGTAGTTATGACCTCTGTCTCACTTGTTGCCATGAGATACGGGATGGAAGCTTTCGAGCGTGCAAGGAAAAAGTGAATATGCAATTCACATACCCCGGAAAAGATTATATGCATGGTGGAAAGCTTCCTTCTTTCCAGTCGCTTCCTGAAGACACTAGTGGTAGAGATCACAAAAAGTCGGAAAACGTATGGAAACCTGATGAGAATGGTAGCATCACTTGCCCTCCTAAGAAATTGGGTGGCTGCGGTCGAGGAATTCTAGAATTGAGATGTATATTAGGAGATGATTGTGTCCAAAAATTATCTAGAGATGCTGAAAAGCTTGCCAAAACACATAAACTTAATATCTGTAATACTCAGGAGCAGCGATGTTCTTGTGTTGACACTATTGGTAGTGATAAAAAGAATTTACTAAAAGCTGCTTATCGTGAAAGTTCTGATGACAACTATCTGTACTTTCCTAAAGCTGTGGACTTAAAGCCCGGAGAACTTGAGCACTTTCAATGCCACTGGTGCAAAGGTGAGCCGGTAATAGTCAGAAATGTTCTTGCAACTACATGTGGTTTGAGCTGGGAACCAATGGTTATGTGGCGTGCATTCCGACAGATAAGACACAGAAATCATGGTCAGCTCCTGGATGTAATGGCCATCAATTGTTTGGAATGGTGCGAG gTGGATGTTAATGTACATCAGTTTTTCAACGGATACTTGAAGGGCGTATTTGACAAAGCTGGATGGCCCCAACTTCTGAAATTAAAAGACTGGCCTCCATCTAGTTCATTTGAGGAGCACTTACCACGTCATTGTGGTGAGTTTCTCAATAGTTTGCCTTTCAAAGAATATACAGATTCACGGTCAGGGTACCTGAATCTCGCTGTTAAGTTGCCCGAGAATTCATTAAAGCCCGATATGGGACCAAAAACATATATTGCTTATGGATTTTCTCAAGAACTGGGTAGGGGAGACTCTGTAACCAAACTCCATTGCGATATCTCTGATGCG GTGAATGTGTTGACTCATATCAAGGAAGTGGTTCCTACTTCTAAAGAACTTGCGCAGATTGAGAAATTGAAGAAAAGTCACCGTTCACAGGATCAAAAGGAAATTTTTGGAAATGAAAGGAAAACGAAGATGGAGAATGGTGTTGAATCTGCCGGTAACCATATAAAGGATTTGGACTGCTCAGATGGAGGTGCCCTCTGGGACATTTTTCGGAGACAAGATGCACCCAAGTTGAAGGAATATCTAAGAAAACATTTCAATGAATTTAGGCACATATACTGTGTTCCTCTGAAACAG GTGTTCGACCCTATTCATGACCAAACTTTTTATTTGACCGCGGAGCATAAAAATAGGCTTAAAGCAGAATATG GAGTTGAACCGTGGACATTTGTACAAAAACAAGGAGATGCGGTATTTATACCAGCTGGCTGTCCGCATCAAGTCAGAAATTTGAAG GCGAAAGGCGAAACCTTTTGGGAAGGCTGA
- the LOC141671334 gene encoding uncharacterized protein LOC141671334 isoform X2: protein MTIVLSSKLKLGFIDGSYEQPSSTSPLLMHWVRCNHMIVMVVAAYLPILSSLKLPNGQCALVTLIRDVHLSSDLILYQVLCDLTWKKNKGIGRVSKGLYLLNPEFLPSGSSSQVKSNTPQVCSLLSSSSRTNSRNKIADMWHARMGHVPSSVL, encoded by the exons ATGACTATTGTTCTTTCTTCCAAGCTCAAGTTGGGTTTTATTGATGGGTCTTATGAGCAACCTTCCTCTACATCTCCTCTTCTCATGCACTGGGTACGTTGTAACCATATG ATAGTCATGGTGGTGGCTGCTTATCTGCCAATATTATCCAGTTTGAAG CTTCCAAATGGTCAATGTGCCCTTGTTACTCTTATAAGAGATGTACATCTCTCTTCTGATCTTATTCTCTATCAAGTTCTTTGT GACCTCACTTGGAAGAAGAACAAAGGGATTGGTAGAGTCAGCAAAGGTTTATATCTGTTGAATCCAGAGTTTCTTCCTTCCGGTTCCTCTTCTCAAGTCAAATCCAACACTCCTCAAGTCTGTAGTCTGCTTAGTAGTAGTTCTCGGACTAATTCTAGAAATAAAATTGCTGATATGTGGCACGCTAGAATGGGTCATGTCCCTTCTTCTGTTTTATAA
- the LOC141671334 gene encoding uncharacterized protein LOC141671334 isoform X1, producing the protein MTRHTQDKCFCVQGYITWHKLYGKPKLKPKYLNPAKANNVSKGTMLQDQTSTQINVPGQGDPTRDICGFSKDHYQQLLKMIQKTMKVQIVMVVAAYLPILSSLKLPNGQCALVTLIRDVHLSSDLILYQVLCDLTWKKNKGIGRVSKGLYLLNPEFLPSGSSSQVKSNTPQVCSLLSSSSRTNSRNKIADMWHARMGHVPSSVL; encoded by the exons ATGACTAGACATACTCAGGATAAGTGTTTTTGTGTTCAAGGATATATAACCTGGCATAAACTCTATGGAAAACCCAAACTAAAACCAAAATACTTAAACCCTGCTAAAGCCAACAATGTGTCTAAAGGGACTATGCTTCAAGATCAGACATCTACTCAGATCAATGTACCTGGTCAAGGTGACCCAACGAGGGATATTTGTGGTTTTTCTAAAGATCATTATCAACAGCTTCTCAAAATGATTCAGAAAACTATGAAAGTGCAGATAGTCATGGTGGTGGCTGCTTATCTGCCAATATTATCCAGTTTGAAG CTTCCAAATGGTCAATGTGCCCTTGTTACTCTTATAAGAGATGTACATCTCTCTTCTGATCTTATTCTCTATCAAGTTCTTTGT GACCTCACTTGGAAGAAGAACAAAGGGATTGGTAGAGTCAGCAAAGGTTTATATCTGTTGAATCCAGAGTTTCTTCCTTCCGGTTCCTCTTCTCAAGTCAAATCCAACACTCCTCAAGTCTGTAGTCTGCTTAGTAGTAGTTCTCGGACTAATTCTAGAAATAAAATTGCTGATATGTGGCACGCTAGAATGGGTCATGTCCCTTCTTCTGTTTTATAA
- the LOC141671373 gene encoding lysine-specific demethylase JMJ26-like isoform X1: protein MMKRKSIKSLLKNQKDDHDLNIHDDKNKINGDLNIHYEKNKINGGGKENKIDEEHAENDVKGLNDNIGRVRSDHMDVLVYKRRKVKEIVKSDERFDFVVKKVKSINDLMIDDCKVVNGNGRVTTNGQVEEYDDEGHIQGVLEKEEKKGFVGIDEKFVIGNGGSEKGQMARESEGLLGDNIRLVPKRAAMVKAETFIKQCLATNDSRLILGKTKKSKEESEKKLTQRDKVVKNDGNGKRFYRGKDKVQVSEKLSNSNMCHQCQRNDNGRVVECITCNRKRYCEHCMKRWYPKMTEEDFARECPVCQFNCNCKSCLRLEVLVKDRERFKLKFSPEEKKQHSKYILPMLLPFLNQFNEEQLMEKRIEAESKGLSVSEIKVPNANCQSDERMFCNNCRTSIADFHRSCPYCSYDLCLTCCHEIRDGSFRACKEKVNMQFTYPGKDYMHGGKLPSFQSLPEDTSGRDHKKSENVWKPDENGSITCPPKKLGGCGRGILELRCILGDDCVQKLSRDAEKLAKTHKLNICNTQEQRCSCVDTIGSDKKNLLKAAYRESSDDNYLYFPKAVDLKPGELEHFQCHWCKGEPVIVRNVLATTCGLSWEPMVMWRAFRQIRHRNHGQLLDVMAINCLEWCEVDVNVHQFFNGYLKGVFDKAGWPQLLKLKDWPPSSSFEEHLPRHCGEFLNSLPFKEYTDSRSGYLNLAVKLPENSLKPDMGPKTYIAYGFSQELGRGDSVTKLHCDISDAVNVLTHIKEVVPTSKELAQIEKLKKSHRSQDQKEIFGNERKTKMENGVESAGNHIKDLDCSDGGALWDIFRRQDAPKLKEYLRKHFNEFRHIYCVPLKQVFDPIHDQTFYLTAEHKNRLKAEYGVEPWTFVQKQGDAVFIPAGCPHQVRNLKSCIKVALDFVSPENVNECIRLTEEFRALPENHRSREDKLEVKKITIFAMEQAVEDLQNLKAGSRRKVGEKLMSN from the exons ATGATGAAGCGGAAGAGTATCAAAAGTTTATTAAAAAATCAGAAAGATGAtcatgatttgaatattcatgaTGATAAAAACAAGATTAATggtgatttgaatattcattatGAAAAGAACAAGATTAATGGTGGTGGGAAAGAGAACAAGATTGATGAAGAACATGCAGAGAATGATGTTAAGGGTTTGAATGATAATATTGGTAGGGTTAGAAGTGATCATATGGATGTGTTGGTGTATAAGAGGAGAAAAGTTAAGGAGATTGTGAAAAGTGATGAAAGATTTGACTTTGTGGTTAAGAAAGTGAAGAGTATTAATGATCTAATGATTGATGATTGTAAAGTTGTTAATGGGAATGGTAGGGTTACAACTAATGGCCAAGTGGAAGAGTATGATGATGAGGGTCATATTCAAGGTGTATTGGAGAAAGAGGAAAAGAAGGGATTTGTTGGGATTGATGAGAAGTTTGTGATTGGAAATGGTGGTAGTGAGAAAGGTCAAATGGCAAGGGAAAGTGAGGGACTTTTGGGAGATAATATCAGGTTGGTTCCCAAAAGAGCTGCCATGGTAAAAGCTGAAACTTTCATAAAGCAATGTCTTGCTACAAATGATTCAAGGTTAATACTTGGCAAGACTAAGAAAAGTAAGGAAGAAAGTGAAAAGAAATTGACACAAAGAGATAAGGTGGTAAAGAATGATGGAAATGGAAAGAGGTTTTACAGAGGGAAGGATAAG GTACAGGTGAGTGAAAAATTGTCAAACTCAAATATGTGTCATCAGTGCCAGAGGAACGATAATGGCCGGGTTGTTGAGTGCATTACTTGCAATAGGAAACGATATTGTGAGCACTGTATGAAAAGATG GTACCCTAAGATGACTGAAGAGGATTTTGCTAGAGAATGCCCAGTATGTCAATTTAACTGTAATTGCAAAAGTTGCTTGCGTTTAGAAGTTCTGGTCAAA GACAGGGAGAGGTTCAAGTTGAAATTCAGCCCAGAAGAAAAAAAGCAGCACTCCAAATACATCTTACCCATGCTTCTCCCTTTTCTTAATCAATTTAACGAAGAGCAACTGATGGAAAAGCGTATTGAAGCAGAGAGTAAAG GACTATCAGTATCCGAGATAAAGGTGCCAAATGCAAACTGTCAATCAGATGAACGCATGTTCTG CAACAACTGTAGAACTTCTATAGCTGACTTTCACAGAAGCTGTCCATACTGTAGTTATGACCTCTGTCTCACTTGTTGCCATGAGATACGGGATGGAAGCTTTCGAGCGTGCAAGGAAAAAGTGAATATGCAATTCACATACCCCGGAAAAGATTATATGCATGGTGGAAAGCTTCCTTCTTTCCAGTCGCTTCCTGAAGACACTAGTGGTAGAGATCACAAAAAGTCGGAAAACGTATGGAAACCTGATGAGAATGGTAGCATCACTTGCCCTCCTAAGAAATTGGGTGGCTGCGGTCGAGGAATTCTAGAATTGAGATGTATATTAGGAGATGATTGTGTCCAAAAATTATCTAGAGATGCTGAAAAGCTTGCCAAAACACATAAACTTAATATCTGTAATACTCAGGAGCAGCGATGTTCTTGTGTTGACACTATTGGTAGTGATAAAAAGAATTTACTAAAAGCTGCTTATCGTGAAAGTTCTGATGACAACTATCTGTACTTTCCTAAAGCTGTGGACTTAAAGCCCGGAGAACTTGAGCACTTTCAATGCCACTGGTGCAAAGGTGAGCCGGTAATAGTCAGAAATGTTCTTGCAACTACATGTGGTTTGAGCTGGGAACCAATGGTTATGTGGCGTGCATTCCGACAGATAAGACACAGAAATCATGGTCAGCTCCTGGATGTAATGGCCATCAATTGTTTGGAATGGTGCGAG gTGGATGTTAATGTACATCAGTTTTTCAACGGATACTTGAAGGGCGTATTTGACAAAGCTGGATGGCCCCAACTTCTGAAATTAAAAGACTGGCCTCCATCTAGTTCATTTGAGGAGCACTTACCACGTCATTGTGGTGAGTTTCTCAATAGTTTGCCTTTCAAAGAATATACAGATTCACGGTCAGGGTACCTGAATCTCGCTGTTAAGTTGCCCGAGAATTCATTAAAGCCCGATATGGGACCAAAAACATATATTGCTTATGGATTTTCTCAAGAACTGGGTAGGGGAGACTCTGTAACCAAACTCCATTGCGATATCTCTGATGCG GTGAATGTGTTGACTCATATCAAGGAAGTGGTTCCTACTTCTAAAGAACTTGCGCAGATTGAGAAATTGAAGAAAAGTCACCGTTCACAGGATCAAAAGGAAATTTTTGGAAATGAAAGGAAAACGAAGATGGAGAATGGTGTTGAATCTGCCGGTAACCATATAAAGGATTTGGACTGCTCAGATGGAGGTGCCCTCTGGGACATTTTTCGGAGACAAGATGCACCCAAGTTGAAGGAATATCTAAGAAAACATTTCAATGAATTTAGGCACATATACTGTGTTCCTCTGAAACAG GTGTTCGACCCTATTCATGACCAAACTTTTTATTTGACCGCGGAGCATAAAAATAGGCTTAAAGCAGAATATG GAGTTGAACCGTGGACATTTGTACAAAAACAAGGAGATGCGGTATTTATACCAGCTGGCTGTCCGCATCAAGTCAGAAATTTGAAG TCATGTATAAAGGTTGCCCTTGACTTTGTCTCCCCTGAAAATGTTAATGAGTGTATCCGATTAACTGAGGAGTTCAGGGCTCTACCTGAAAATCACAGGTCTAGAGAAGACAAATTAGAG GTGAAGAAAATAACAATTTTTGCAATGGAACAAGCTGTTGAGGATTTGCAGAATTTGAAG GCTGGCAGCAGAAGAAAGGTTGGAGAGAAGTTGATGAGCAACTAA
- the LOC141671334 gene encoding uncharacterized protein LOC141671334 isoform X3 — MTIVLSSKLKLGFIDGSYEQPSSTSPLLMHWIVMVVAAYLPILSSLKLPNGQCALVTLIRDVHLSSDLILYQVLCDLTWKKNKGIGRVSKGLYLLNPEFLPSGSSSQVKSNTPQVCSLLSSSSRTNSRNKIADMWHARMGHVPSSVL; from the exons ATGACTATTGTTCTTTCTTCCAAGCTCAAGTTGGGTTTTATTGATGGGTCTTATGAGCAACCTTCCTCTACATCTCCTCTTCTCATGCACTGG ATAGTCATGGTGGTGGCTGCTTATCTGCCAATATTATCCAGTTTGAAG CTTCCAAATGGTCAATGTGCCCTTGTTACTCTTATAAGAGATGTACATCTCTCTTCTGATCTTATTCTCTATCAAGTTCTTTGT GACCTCACTTGGAAGAAGAACAAAGGGATTGGTAGAGTCAGCAAAGGTTTATATCTGTTGAATCCAGAGTTTCTTCCTTCCGGTTCCTCTTCTCAAGTCAAATCCAACACTCCTCAAGTCTGTAGTCTGCTTAGTAGTAGTTCTCGGACTAATTCTAGAAATAAAATTGCTGATATGTGGCACGCTAGAATGGGTCATGTCCCTTCTTCTGTTTTATAA